The proteins below are encoded in one region of Vulpes lagopus strain Blue_001 chromosome 10, ASM1834538v1, whole genome shotgun sequence:
- the LOC121500252 gene encoding protein MIS12 homolog, which translates to MSVDPMTYEAQFFGFTPQTCMLRIYIAFQDYLFEVMQAVEQVILKKLGDLPGCEINPVQVRKCTEKFLGFMKECFDNLFGKMEQLFLQLILRIPPNILLPEDKPQELHPCSEEEFRFLQEEIEQLQKYKTELGTKQALLAELEEQKIMQAQLKQTLVLFDELENAGQDHGTSDFRESLVFLVQNSRKLQTIRDTVEREGKRMKIL; encoded by the coding sequence ATGTCTGTGGACCCGATGACCTATGAGGCCCAGTTCTTCGGCTTCACGCCGCAAACTTGCATGCTGAGAATCTATATTGCATTTCAAGACTACCTATTTGAAGTGATGCAGGCTGTCGAACAGGTCATTCTGAAAAAGCTAGGTGACCTCCCAGGCTGTGAGATCAACCCTGTCCAGGTTCGTAAATGCACAGAGAAGTTCCTCGGCTTCATGAAGGAATGTTTCGATAACCTTTTTGGCAAAATGGAGCAGCTGTTTTTACAGTTGATTCTGCGCATTCCCCCAAACATTTTGCTTCCAGAAGATAAACCCCAGGAGCTGCATCCTTGTAGTGAGGAAGAGTTCCGGTTCCTCCAGGAGGAAATTGAACAGTTACAGAAGTATAAGACCGAATTAGGCACTAAGCAGGCCCTTCTTGCAGAATTAGAGGAACAAAAAATTATGCAGGCccaacttaagcagactctggtTTTGTTTGATGAACTCGAAAATGCTGGCCAAGATCACGGGACTAGTGATTTCAGGGAAAGCCTGGTGTTCCTGGTCCAGAACTCCAGAAAACTACAGACTATTAGGGACACTGTGGAACGGGAAggcaagagaatgaaaatactgTAA